A genomic segment from Methanolobus zinderi encodes:
- a CDS encoding 2-hydroxyacid dehydrogenase, which translates to MKIVVSDPIVLQLEYHQKLEEMGELKVYNTWPSSDDELIERIKDADIVIAGRYGFSARVLEAAKNLKMLAVWQTGYDHIDIDTASRKGIVVSNVPGYAFDAVAEFVFAQVLNLLRRLHKADMSLREGEFEWRDYICEAYRGNQLMGKTLGVIGTGNIGSRVIEIAHGYKMQVLAYTAHPDPVKEKQLGVRFVDMDTLLEESDILTLHVPLTPSTEKMIGAEELMKMKSTSILINTARGEVVDEAALLSALRSGDIAAAGLDVFEKEPLPSNSPFLRLDNVLLTPHIAFLSEESIDECTSVTVDNISYFLQGDPQNVVNKKALKKFA; encoded by the coding sequence ATGAAGATAGTCGTATCTGATCCTATAGTTCTGCAGCTTGAATATCATCAAAAGCTTGAAGAAATGGGCGAGCTGAAGGTCTATAATACTTGGCCGTCCTCTGATGACGAACTTATCGAACGCATTAAGGATGCGGACATCGTGATCGCCGGAAGGTATGGTTTTTCTGCAAGGGTCCTTGAAGCTGCAAAGAATCTCAAGATGCTTGCCGTATGGCAGACAGGTTATGACCATATCGACATTGATACTGCCAGCAGGAAGGGTATCGTAGTCTCGAATGTGCCGGGCTACGCCTTTGATGCGGTTGCTGAATTTGTTTTCGCCCAGGTTCTGAATCTTTTGAGACGTTTGCATAAGGCGGACATGTCTCTCAGAGAAGGAGAATTTGAATGGAGGGATTACATCTGCGAAGCTTACAGGGGTAATCAGCTTATGGGTAAGACCCTGGGTGTCATCGGTACCGGCAATATCGGAAGCAGGGTTATAGAGATCGCACATGGTTACAAGATGCAGGTACTGGCCTACACGGCCCATCCGGATCCGGTTAAAGAGAAGCAGCTTGGTGTCAGATTCGTGGATATGGATACTCTGCTTGAAGAATCCGATATCCTCACACTACATGTACCTCTTACACCCTCTACTGAAAAAATGATAGGTGCCGAAGAACTGATGAAGATGAAATCAACCTCCATTCTTATCAATACTGCAAGGGGAGAGGTTGTTGATGAGGCAGCTCTACTGAGTGCTCTGCGTAGTGGTGATATTGCGGCCGCCGGGCTTGATGTATTCGAGAAAGAACCCCTTCCATCAAACAGTCCGTTCCTCCGGCTTGATAATGTGTTGCTGACACCTCACATAGCCTTCCTTTCAGAGGAATCTATTGATGAGTGCACATCGGTCACTGTGGATAATATCAGTTATTTCCTGCAAGGAGATCCGCAGAATGTTGTCAACAAAAAGGCCCTGAAAAAATTTGCATAA
- a CDS encoding YbhB/YbcL family Raf kinase inhibitor-like protein, producing MRVVSSAFENGETIPAKYTCEGENISPPLQFYDLPSTTMSLVVMVDGIDSSSGTMTHWIVWNIPFVEAIAENSVPGVEGMNGFNEVSYCGPCPSSGTHSYYFMVYALDTRLDLRTGTSRNEVENAMRSHIIDKGELMGKFGKSRA from the coding sequence ATGAGAGTTGTAAGCAGTGCTTTTGAGAACGGCGAAACGATACCTGCCAAATATACCTGTGAGGGAGAGAACATCAGCCCTCCCCTGCAGTTCTATGATCTGCCTTCGACAACAATGAGTCTTGTGGTGATGGTGGATGGTATTGATTCATCTTCAGGCACAATGACTCACTGGATAGTATGGAACATACCCTTTGTTGAAGCAATAGCTGAGAACTCGGTTCCGGGAGTGGAGGGGATGAATGGTTTTAATGAAGTGTCATACTGTGGTCCATGTCCTTCTTCGGGTACACACAGCTATTACTTCATGGTATATGCACTTGACACCCGACTGGATCTGCGGACAGGGACAAGCAGAAATGAGGTGGAGAATGCCATGAGGTCTCATATAATCGATAAAGGAGAACTTATGGGCAAATTCGGAAAATCCCGGGCGTAA
- a CDS encoding SDR family oxidoreductase: MLGNRLELENKTAIVTGGSRGIGKATCIALAEKGANIVVTARSRDEIDEVRNMVEDMGRESIAITANLRERSNVENMVEKAIDHFGAIDILVNNAGVAVKKPLVETSVEEFDTVMDVNVRGLFLCTRYVLPHMLERGHGTIVNVSSGAGKTGIGQLSVYSASKFAVIGLTESVAQEVSGKVGVYAVCPGGVDTDMYRSLYHNIPSLKPEDVAANIVKLCLPDSGTASGSCVTVYS; this comes from the coding sequence ATTCTGGGAAATAGACTGGAGCTTGAAAATAAAACGGCTATCGTAACCGGTGGAAGCAGAGGTATCGGAAAAGCAACATGTATTGCTCTGGCAGAAAAAGGTGCAAATATTGTTGTGACTGCAAGAAGCAGGGATGAGATAGATGAAGTCCGAAATATGGTGGAGGATATGGGTCGTGAGTCAATTGCCATCACAGCCAACCTTCGGGAGAGGTCCAATGTGGAGAACATGGTGGAAAAGGCAATCGATCACTTCGGTGCTATAGACATCCTTGTCAACAATGCAGGTGTTGCTGTGAAAAAGCCCCTGGTTGAGACAAGTGTGGAAGAGTTCGATACTGTCATGGATGTCAATGTAAGGGGTCTTTTCCTGTGCACCAGATATGTGCTGCCCCATATGCTTGAGAGAGGTCATGGCACAATTGTCAATGTTTCATCAGGTGCCGGTAAAACCGGAATAGGACAGCTTTCTGTATACTCCGCTTCAAAGTTTGCGGTGATCGGACTTACAGAATCTGTGGCACAGGAAGTTTCAGGAAAGGTAGGTGTGTATGCGGTCTGTCCGGGCGGAGTGGATACGGACATGTACAGGTCTCTCTATCACAACATCCCCTCTCTTAAACCCGAAGACGTGGCTGCGAATATAGTGAAACTCTGTCTGCCGGATTCAGGGACAGCTTCCGGATCATGCGTTACGGTTTATAGTTAA
- a CDS encoding plastocyanin/azurin family copper-binding protein → MKIGIMVFLVFIAVILVAGCADTQDQEDLVTEDTDTQDTPEPDSVSVDPDMPEPDGEQVYAYITEENNYKRWSLWPLKEEIYASTSIHGPLLTTYVSDDAETAINERAGVLPYGSIIVRESYDADGELREIGVRYKVQGYDSEHNDWFWAAYSPDGEIIVEGMVDSCQECHSVVADNDYVYTSYITDTPFQEVEVDIRDYSFEPDSITISVGDTVTWTNQDSAVHIVDGGAFRSSALSQGESYSYTFGREGRYSYMCTVHPYQTTGQIIVTG, encoded by the coding sequence ATGAAAATAGGAATAATGGTATTTCTGGTTTTTATTGCCGTGATCTTAGTGGCAGGTTGTGCTGACACTCAGGATCAGGAGGACTTGGTAACAGAGGATACTGACACTCAGGATACACCGGAACCTGACTCTGTGTCCGTTGACCCGGATATGCCTGAACCAGATGGAGAACAGGTTTATGCTTACATAACTGAAGAGAATAATTATAAAAGATGGAGCTTGTGGCCTCTGAAGGAGGAAATCTACGCAAGTACGAGTATCCATGGTCCGCTTCTCACAACTTATGTTTCAGACGATGCAGAAACCGCAATTAACGAGAGGGCAGGTGTGCTGCCCTACGGAAGCATTATAGTACGGGAGAGCTACGATGCCGACGGTGAACTAAGAGAGATAGGTGTGCGTTATAAGGTCCAGGGATATGACTCCGAGCACAATGACTGGTTCTGGGCAGCCTATTCCCCGGACGGGGAGATAATAGTGGAAGGTATGGTCGATTCATGTCAGGAGTGCCATTCAGTTGTAGCTGACAATGATTATGTCTACACAAGCTATATCACGGATACTCCTTTCCAGGAGGTTGAGGTGGATATCCGTGATTACAGTTTCGAGCCGGATTCGATTACCATAAGTGTGGGAGATACCGTTACATGGACCAACCAGGATTCTGCAGTACATATTGTTGACGGCGGTGCGTTCAGATCTTCCGCACTCAGTCAGGGGGAATCCTACAGTTACACATTCGGAAGGGAAGGGAGGTACAGCTACATGTGCACCGTGCATCCCTATCAGACTACAGGGCAGATCATAGTAACCGGATAA
- a CDS encoding DUF2284 domain-containing protein: MRITDQNYRILEDKAKQEGAKSIQLLPAENIVVENRTILKCIFGCNGYGSQVCPPFIPEVDEFRKMLEEYEWALLVDWKSENEFSKEISENFIKYSVSPPEDENIRREHEDTLKTVMKERKERIQPGSIEIEKLAWGLGYNTALATFPGMCTWCANSEYSDVKCAGKDGTCHHPTIRRPCLMGLGVRLDKTLEKMGTPLKNFPMDDTIPSQYTLILLE, translated from the coding sequence ATGAGAATCACAGACCAAAATTACAGAATTCTGGAAGATAAGGCTAAACAGGAAGGAGCAAAAAGTATCCAGCTTCTACCCGCGGAAAATATCGTAGTTGAGAACAGGACGATACTGAAATGTATCTTCGGGTGTAACGGTTACGGAAGCCAGGTCTGCCCTCCATTCATACCTGAAGTGGATGAATTCAGGAAAATGCTTGAAGAGTATGAATGGGCACTTCTTGTGGACTGGAAATCCGAGAATGAATTTTCAAAAGAAATTAGTGAGAATTTCATAAAATACAGCGTATCTCCACCGGAAGATGAAAACATCAGACGAGAGCACGAAGATACTTTAAAGACCGTGATGAAAGAACGCAAGGAAAGGATTCAGCCTGGCAGTATAGAAATTGAAAAACTCGCCTGGGGCCTTGGATACAATACAGCCCTTGCCACTTTTCCGGGAATGTGTACATGGTGTGCCAACAGTGAATATTCCGATGTGAAATGCGCCGGAAAGGACGGAACATGTCATCATCCCACAATCCGCAGACCATGTCTTATGGGTCTTGGAGTGCGACTGGATAAAACACTGGAGAAAATGGGCACACCCTTGAAGAACTTCCCTATGGATGATACAATACCATCCCAGTACACCCTTATTTTGCTGGAATGA
- a CDS encoding helix-turn-helix transcriptional regulator, which yields MKKSLIEVIFMSEKRKKVLLLLQDGPMRMDALLDALNTNRQGLLPQIKILEDHHLITKEGDLCSLTTIGEQVVKRMSSLLGIAEVLDNDIDYWGSRELAFIPPALLERLYELEPCTIIEPDMSDLYEMNRKFSEKVRISESMNMVTTFLYPDFFDLFSDYMKHGVKISLIVSTELADKIMTDYRNEFRELMKKGRLNMFVSDLDIPFLSIAQNDHCIFLRLLKKELAFDSKQVMCCSQHARRWGKDFFNYYLENSRPFTEI from the coding sequence ATGAAGAAATCATTGATTGAAGTAATTTTCATGTCTGAAAAAAGGAAAAAAGTACTTTTACTCCTTCAGGATGGGCCCATGAGAATGGATGCACTTCTGGATGCGCTTAATACGAACAGGCAGGGTCTGCTACCCCAGATCAAGATTCTGGAGGACCACCACCTGATAACAAAAGAAGGTGACCTGTGCAGTCTGACAACCATCGGAGAGCAGGTGGTCAAACGTATGTCTTCTCTGCTTGGAATTGCAGAGGTTCTTGATAATGATATTGACTACTGGGGAAGCCGTGAATTAGCTTTTATTCCACCTGCCCTTCTTGAAAGACTTTATGAACTTGAACCTTGCACGATAATAGAGCCGGATATGTCCGACCTGTATGAGATGAACAGGAAATTCAGTGAAAAGGTCAGAATATCAGAATCCATGAATATGGTAACAACTTTCCTTTACCCGGATTTCTTTGACCTGTTCTCTGACTATATGAAACACGGAGTGAAGATTTCCCTGATCGTCAGCACTGAACTGGCAGATAAGATCATGACTGACTACAGGAATGAATTCAGGGAGCTGATGAAAAAGGGAAGGCTCAATATGTTTGTATCAGATCTGGATATACCTTTTTTGTCTATCGCACAGAATGATCACTGCATATTTCTCAGGCTTCTGAAAAAAGAACTTGCTTTTGACAGCAAACAGGTTATGTGCTGCAGTCAGCATGCACGTAGATGGGGGAAGGATTTCTTCAATTATTATCTGGAAAATTCCAGGCCATTTACAGAGATTTAA
- a CDS encoding DUF2278 family protein, which yields MSLESYGVLKGRPKDWRYGTGRSPHFQILLHDGQMEHRIAVNVRSKVPPSELLYFVDENFDHPLLSGLKDLDTGFHSLENKKELSLDYVRGELFDLSAMETLNHNIPGPDNDLNEMIRDYIKEAISTKGTVYAFGKRWGPETFLQDSCFGFRPGSGIHDIHMNQGSLKKWRDDDAPFNDGGLLIHLPEKDRWVALFLAFQSQCFETDETTGHCKEEKSESGSDTKDISESIESCQCVVSAGTIRIIAALVDPASDDPGLEMITLFNASPDDVNIDDWTIVDANNRKSVLKGTIKACSGVKVHLSGKGAQLYKDGGSIGLFDEMGVMMHEVDYRKDDVRTGWMVVF from the coding sequence ATGTCTCTTGAAAGCTACGGGGTATTAAAAGGCAGACCCAAAGACTGGCGATACGGAACCGGAAGAAGTCCTCATTTCCAGATACTTTTGCATGACGGTCAGATGGAACATCGTATTGCTGTTAATGTCAGATCAAAGGTACCGCCTTCGGAACTCCTTTATTTTGTAGACGAGAATTTCGACCACCCCCTCCTTTCAGGGCTCAAGGACCTTGATACGGGCTTTCATTCTCTTGAAAACAAGAAGGAACTGTCACTTGACTATGTACGCGGAGAGCTTTTTGATCTCTCTGCCATGGAAACTCTCAATCATAACATCCCCGGACCGGATAACGACCTGAATGAGATGATCCGGGACTATATCAAAGAAGCAATATCTACTAAAGGCACGGTATACGCTTTCGGAAAGAGATGGGGACCTGAAACGTTTCTGCAGGACAGTTGCTTTGGTTTCAGGCCGGGAAGCGGTATCCATGATATCCATATGAACCAGGGAAGCCTTAAGAAATGGAGGGATGACGATGCGCCTTTCAATGACGGCGGCCTGCTGATACATCTTCCGGAAAAGGACCGCTGGGTAGCACTTTTCCTTGCCTTCCAGTCACAGTGCTTTGAAACCGACGAGACAACGGGTCATTGCAAAGAGGAAAAATCCGAATCCGGATCTGATACAAAGGATATTTCAGAATCCATTGAATCATGCCAGTGTGTGGTATCTGCAGGTACAATCAGGATCATTGCGGCTCTTGTGGATCCCGCTTCCGATGATCCGGGTCTGGAAATGATCACATTGTTCAATGCATCTCCGGATGATGTCAATATTGATGACTGGACCATAGTTGATGCAAATAACAGGAAGTCAGTTCTGAAAGGAACAATAAAAGCATGCTCGGGTGTAAAGGTACACCTGTCAGGAAAAGGTGCCCAGCTATACAAGGATGGTGGCAGTATCGGCCTTTTCGATGAGATGGGTGTAATGATGCATGAAGTGGATTACCGTAAGGATGATGTCAGGACCGGATGGATGGTTGTATTTTAA
- a CDS encoding GIY-YIG nuclease family protein, with protein MDRNIPEIEGKGIYCLILRNIACSINVGRCGKIDFEAGYHIYVGSALGPGGLKRLNRHIRVAQERNISKVHWHIDYLLTYPAFDLVSVIYTHSSERMECLLAERIGAENVPGFGCSDCNCRSHLFYRRSSPLKEIGEAFSDIFSFAPVTIENF; from the coding sequence ATGGACCGGAATATCCCTGAAATTGAGGGAAAAGGCATCTACTGCCTTATACTTCGCAACATCGCATGCAGTATTAATGTCGGAAGGTGTGGAAAGATCGATTTTGAAGCAGGCTATCATATTTACGTGGGCTCTGCCCTTGGGCCCGGAGGGCTTAAGAGACTGAATCGCCATATCCGTGTCGCACAGGAAAGAAATATAAGTAAAGTTCACTGGCATATTGATTATCTTCTTACGTATCCTGCCTTTGATCTGGTAAGCGTGATCTATACACATAGTTCTGAAAGGATGGAATGCCTGCTTGCAGAGAGGATAGGAGCTGAAAACGTTCCAGGATTCGGGTGTAGTGATTGTAATTGCCGATCTCATCTCTTCTATCGCAGGAGCAGTCCGCTGAAAGAGATTGGGGAAGCATTCTCGGATATCTTCTCCTTTGCACCGGTTACAATAGAAAACTTTTAA
- a CDS encoding carboxymuconolactone decarboxylase family protein codes for MADDTQEVKDVKGFQPRSVRYAKELDEDFADGLSGLYTAVWAERENGLSKKNKHLLVFAIACSNLKTKSALKILQRLKKFGATSQEVKDAMMIASWTGGIQNFTDFTPKILKEMERLGF; via the coding sequence ATGGCAGACGATACACAGGAAGTAAAGGACGTAAAGGGATTCCAGCCAAGGTCAGTACGTTATGCAAAGGAGCTGGATGAGGATTTTGCAGATGGGCTTTCAGGACTTTACACCGCAGTCTGGGCCGAAAGGGAAAACGGACTTTCGAAGAAGAACAAGCATCTGCTGGTTTTCGCCATCGCCTGCTCAAATCTGAAAACAAAGAGTGCACTCAAGATACTCCAGAGGCTCAAGAAGTTCGGAGCCACCTCTCAGGAGGTCAAGGATGCCATGATGATAGCATCATGGACAGGCGGCATCCAGAATTTCACGGATTTTACACCAAAGATACTCAAGGAAATGGAGAGACTGGGATTTTAA
- a CDS encoding DUF1294 domain-containing protein, which produces MDTSLIFFMYLLLVNIVAFSLMGADKRKAKRNERRISEKTLFTWAVIGGSVGSIAGMYFFRHKTKHPTFKIGLPFILLLQIFVFIRFLLPLYILT; this is translated from the coding sequence ATGGACACATCCCTTATATTCTTTATGTATTTGCTGCTGGTGAATATAGTCGCATTCTCACTTATGGGTGCCGACAAGAGAAAAGCAAAGAGAAATGAGCGCAGGATATCGGAAAAGACCCTGTTCACCTGGGCAGTGATCGGTGGCAGTGTGGGTTCCATTGCAGGGATGTATTTTTTCCGCCACAAGACAAAACATCCGACCTTTAAGATCGGCCTGCCCTTTATACTGCTGCTTCAGATATTCGTATTTATTCGTTTCCTGCTCCCTCTTTATATTTTGACCTGA
- a CDS encoding cell surface lipoprotein — protein MENKWLVLIIVLIFAGVMVSGCTDSTEEVDSGEEAGEEASMEEATEVSDTVTGEGQDYAVRMEYYGMMKPSELEINRGDTVAWRNYKPQGTYTLVSDDGLFEDQEMDSNDAFAYTFTESGTYTFSVEDVPEMTLKVNVR, from the coding sequence ATGGAAAATAAATGGCTGGTACTGATAATAGTATTGATATTTGCCGGTGTCATGGTCAGCGGATGTACTGACAGCACCGAAGAGGTTGATAGTGGAGAAGAAGCCGGTGAAGAAGCATCAATGGAAGAGGCAACAGAAGTCTCTGATACAGTTACCGGAGAAGGGCAGGACTATGCCGTAAGAATGGAATACTACGGTATGATGAAACCTTCCGAGCTTGAAATAAACAGAGGTGACACAGTAGCCTGGAGGAACTATAAGCCACAGGGCACATATACACTGGTAAGTGATGACGGTCTTTTCGAAGATCAGGAAATGGATTCCAACGATGCGTTCGCTTACACCTTCACTGAAAGCGGAACCTATACCTTCAGTGTAGAAGATGTACCTGAGATGACTCTCAAGGTAAATGTCAGATAA
- the msrB gene encoding peptide-methionine (R)-S-oxide reductase MsrB, translated as MVEKIEKSEEEWKQILSRDEFLVLRKKGTEPAFTGKYYDLKEKGTYLCAACGQELFSSEDKYDSGTGWPSFTKPISEDRVIRKVDNSYFMQRTEVLCSRCGSHLGHVFDDGPKPTGERFCMNSISLDFKKEE; from the coding sequence ATGGTAGAAAAGATCGAAAAGTCAGAAGAAGAGTGGAAGCAGATACTTTCAAGGGATGAGTTTTTAGTCCTGCGGAAAAAAGGCACAGAACCGGCTTTTACAGGTAAGTATTATGATCTCAAGGAAAAGGGAACTTACCTGTGTGCAGCATGCGGTCAGGAGCTTTTCAGCTCGGAAGATAAATATGATTCCGGTACAGGCTGGCCGAGTTTTACAAAGCCTATTTCCGAGGACCGTGTTATACGCAAAGTGGACAATAGCTACTTCATGCAACGCACTGAGGTTCTGTGCAGCAGGTGTGGCAGCCATCTGGGTCATGTATTCGACGACGGTCCCAAACCCACAGGTGAGAGGTTCTGTATGAACTCAATATCACTGGATTTTAAAAAAGAGGAATAG
- a CDS encoding MATE family efflux transporter, with protein sequence MKVLHERSKLLADESIGKLLFRLSAPATIGMIVQALYNVVDTVFVGQALGENSIQGIAGIAIAFPIMMIVMSIALAMGIGGSSIISRALGEKNHEKAERTMGNILSLVIISSVLITILGSIFIVPILKLFGATETILPYSLDYLSIILLGSVFFIYALAMNNVVRSEGNAKVAMYTMVASAGLNILLDPVFIFGFDMGIKGAAIATVLAQAVGAFYLVHYFATGRSMLNFHMRYLKPDIGIVKEILAIGSSPLARNASSSLMIIVLNNALAVYGGDIAIAIFGIINRLFMFTFMPMFGVIQGLQPIVGYNYGARNFDRVKQSVRLSIAITTIMSVTGFLLLFLFPEQLFSIFSSDQELINSGQYATRIMVIAVPLVGFQIVGASFYQAIGKAKPSFILSMSRQLLFLIPFVLILPNFFQLTGVWMAFPLSDGLSFLVTLIMVNREFRLLNNPVSLEP encoded by the coding sequence ATGAAAGTTTTGCATGAGCGTAGTAAGTTACTGGCCGATGAAAGCATAGGGAAGTTGCTTTTCAGACTGTCCGCACCTGCAACCATAGGTATGATAGTGCAGGCCCTCTACAATGTCGTGGATACGGTCTTTGTCGGACAGGCCCTGGGCGAGAACAGCATACAGGGAATCGCAGGTATCGCCATAGCATTCCCGATAATGATGATCGTAATGTCCATTGCCCTTGCAATGGGAATTGGCGGATCGTCCATAATCTCACGTGCCCTCGGGGAGAAGAATCACGAGAAGGCAGAAAGGACAATGGGAAATATCCTGTCCCTGGTCATAATATCCAGCGTACTGATAACCATACTTGGAAGCATTTTCATAGTCCCAATCCTGAAACTCTTCGGGGCCACTGAAACGATCTTACCGTATTCTCTGGACTATCTGAGTATAATACTTCTGGGTTCTGTGTTCTTCATCTATGCTCTGGCAATGAACAACGTTGTCAGGTCCGAAGGCAATGCGAAGGTAGCAATGTACACCATGGTAGCATCAGCAGGGCTAAATATTCTACTGGATCCCGTATTTATCTTCGGTTTTGATATGGGCATAAAGGGTGCTGCAATAGCCACGGTCCTGGCACAGGCAGTGGGAGCCTTCTATCTGGTCCACTATTTTGCGACGGGCAGAAGCATGCTGAACTTCCACATGAGATATCTCAAACCGGATATCGGTATTGTAAAAGAGATACTGGCGATTGGCTCCAGTCCACTTGCAAGGAATGCTTCCAGCAGTCTGATGATAATAGTGCTGAACAATGCACTTGCAGTATACGGAGGAGATATTGCGATCGCCATATTCGGAATAATCAACCGGCTCTTCATGTTCACTTTCATGCCCATGTTCGGTGTGATACAGGGATTGCAGCCCATTGTCGGATACAATTATGGAGCCAGAAACTTCGACAGAGTAAAACAGTCCGTCAGGCTTTCAATCGCTATCACAACCATAATGTCGGTCACGGGTTTCCTGCTTCTGTTCCTTTTCCCAGAACAGTTGTTCAGTATTTTCAGCAGTGATCAGGAACTCATAAATTCCGGCCAGTATGCCACACGCATAATGGTAATAGCCGTGCCACTGGTTGGTTTCCAGATAGTTGGAGCCTCCTTTTACCAGGCTATCGGAAAGGCAAAACCCTCCTTCATACTTTCAATGAGCAGGCAGTTGCTGTTCCTGATACCTTTTGTGCTGATACTCCCGAACTTTTTCCAGTTAACAGGAGTATGGATGGCGTTCCCGCTCTCGGACGGCCTTTCATTTCTGGTCACGCTCATAATGGTAAACAGGGAATTCCGCCTGCTGAACAATCCCGTAAGCCTGGAACCATAA
- the gpmI gene encoding 2,3-bisphosphoglycerate-independent phosphoglycerate mutase, which produces MSQVKKPLLLMILDGWGYTEEKTGNAIQAAKTPVLDSLVEKYPSCLLNAAGNAVGLPEGQMGNSEVGHLNIGAGRIVYQDYTRINKAIEDGSFFENPVLLRAIENVKKNASSLHIMGLFSYGGVHSHMSHMRALVEMGKREGLDNVYIHTFLDGRDVPPRAALKDMQEQEKLMKDTGYGQVATVSGRYYAMDRDKRWQRTELAYDALTLGEGLVAGNPVKAIELAYDRGENDEFVKPTVIVDEEGNPVATVKDGDSVIFFNFRPDRARQLTYAFVEKDFEGFERKAEPDVFYVCMTEYDEKLDVPVAFPAETIKNTLGEVLSKAGRKQLRIAETEKYAHVTFFFNGGEEKQNPGEERCLIPSPKVSTYDLKPEMSAYEVTDELVKRIRSGKYDAIILNFANMDMVGHSGFFDATVKAVEAVDECVGKIIDALINAGGAAFITADHGNAEKILDYDTGGAHTAHTCNPVKCVLVNPDKGISLKNGKLADIAPSMLEMLGIEKPEDMTGDSLLVKN; this is translated from the coding sequence ATGTCACAGGTTAAAAAGCCTCTTTTGTTAATGATACTTGACGGATGGGGCTATACAGAGGAAAAAACCGGTAATGCGATCCAGGCTGCAAAAACACCTGTATTGGACAGCCTTGTAGAGAAATATCCTTCCTGCCTGCTGAATGCTGCAGGGAATGCCGTGGGACTTCCCGAAGGACAGATGGGAAATTCAGAGGTAGGTCACCTGAATATCGGTGCCGGAAGGATAGTTTATCAGGATTACACCAGGATTAACAAGGCAATAGAAGATGGCTCTTTTTTTGAAAATCCTGTTCTTCTCAGGGCTATTGAGAATGTAAAGAAGAACGCTTCCTCGCTTCATATAATGGGCCTGTTCTCCTATGGTGGAGTACACAGCCACATGAGCCACATGAGAGCTCTTGTGGAAATGGGAAAAAGAGAAGGACTTGACAACGTCTACATCCACACATTCCTTGACGGCAGGGACGTGCCACCAAGAGCAGCACTCAAAGATATGCAGGAGCAGGAAAAGCTCATGAAAGATACCGGCTACGGACAGGTGGCAACTGTATCGGGCCGATACTATGCAATGGATCGTGATAAGAGATGGCAGAGGACGGAGCTAGCATACGATGCTCTCACACTTGGAGAAGGACTTGTTGCAGGAAACCCGGTTAAAGCCATAGAACTTGCCTATGACAGGGGTGAGAACGATGAGTTCGTCAAACCCACGGTGATAGTTGACGAAGAAGGCAATCCTGTTGCAACTGTGAAGGACGGAGATTCGGTAATTTTCTTTAACTTCCGGCCGGACAGGGCACGCCAGCTCACATATGCTTTTGTGGAGAAGGATTTTGAAGGATTTGAAAGAAAAGCAGAACCGGATGTGTTCTATGTATGCATGACCGAGTACGATGAGAAACTGGATGTCCCGGTGGCATTCCCTGCTGAGACAATAAAAAATACACTGGGCGAGGTCCTGAGCAAAGCTGGCAGAAAACAGCTCCGTATCGCTGAAACCGAGAAGTACGCCCATGTTACTTTCTTTTTCAATGGCGGAGAGGAGAAACAGAACCCCGGAGAAGAAAGATGTCTCATACCATCCCCAAAGGTCTCCACATACGACCTGAAACCTGAAATGAGTGCCTATGAGGTCACGGACGAGCTTGTAAAGCGTATCAGATCAGGCAAATATGATGCAATTATCCTCAATTTTGCGAACATGGATATGGTCGGACACTCGGGTTTCTTTGATGCCACGGTCAAAGCTGTAGAAGCGGTGGATGAGTGTGTAGGAAAGATTATCGATGCTCTGATAAATGCAGGCGGAGCGGCGTTTATCACAGCGGATCACGGTAATGCCGAGAAGATACTGGATTATGACACAGGAGGAGCACATACCGCACACACCTGCAACCCTGTAAAATGTGTTCTTGTAAATCCGGATAAGGGCATATCTCTGAAAAACGGAAAGCTTGCCGATATAGCACCCTCAATGCTTGAGATGCTTGGCATAGAAAAGCCTGAGGATATGACAGGCGATTCACTGCTTGTCAAAAATTAG